In Pomacea canaliculata isolate SZHN2017 linkage group LG12, ASM307304v1, whole genome shotgun sequence, a single genomic region encodes these proteins:
- the LOC112553492 gene encoding putative uncharacterized zinc finger protein 814 — translation MDSSSRPLYYDLQNSLPIGVGMINKTSLMQDTSGYNLPASGANMVGGYPMPSSTGTSTPGNLDVTMMVQCSSTDVVVVVGRMSWQCCTCQENHGLDDSIDKHMTSKHSFCFEHKSLFGGGGCDVIDVQAEPLHTFQETNTSRVEETYRGDVCSENKLLHSAIQNQISHSDATQTAVSLLPTVDEQTSGGGNSRSGLEREVALLMAQTFTQASETLPQKHCQKSLNGVAQTSAYQQSGIVSEEKGSVEEKPEASSSMFSTADEQARGKIFGKLIDKVEKAISYVVDTEAQNGLLLVATQLARMKAQAKSKRSKLKQDHSYINCPQCGKEVRNKKAYIKQHNRSHEKGKEFRCSVCNKMFKYRSTLRRHVQQQGHSGGFKDEGDVTAAEFISSLLENSRHERESTATSELSAADVWDTKEEISDEVLSAAGAHQLENNLPQNQTCEQLVSGEPAYEKILAALLAKGEQARSPNGKKLSLVQCFVCDREIRNRNYYITRHARCHTDDMLYTCTSCQQQFFRSDYFQQHLLQHGSILSKATESGSSHGVDLDHEGISKMQEDGSQAHPASASMPTLRRSLRSQKRGCNSKSKPSTVPCKICGKDIFNRTYNIKRHARQHSIFEWETVLNMSSVEVAKNGAATSSWKSVYDKLGRDLKGKAWGLFQCQQCGRSFKKYADKRRHMMQHRSTFTCAMCQEMFESYASLRSHQQACRLSAGAHSRRKSGTIRGSTWRRQQAGKAPVQEKYTCGVCSAQIIKTKHSIERHMRELHSEGQVHACNKCGRTYDSYHKMQRHLKSHGDTGGICHVCGKVFMTKQALRNHTKLHAGPEGMYQCARCPKSFRFQGLLDRHMRKHTEDTEVCPHCGKIYISKIHLQRHISVVHLGVKDYRYKCSQCGAQFFESIQLRDHVAYRHQGIQLYRCKYCNRGFNCRPTMVRHERKTHTGYLPYVCKHCSLGFPEKSKLIAHEMTHTGVSPHQCEVCSKYFTTGSALRSHKNLHLGIKPYCCSICSKAYIKRWHLQQHMRKTHATVEVGWQTIGDPSCLQPTADQMGVQHTDIMYQ, via the exons atgGATTCCAGTTCTAGACCTCTGTACTATGACCTGCAGAACAGTCTGCCAATTGGTGTGGGCATGATAAACAAAACTAGCCTTATGCAGGATACTAGTGGCTACAACCTGCCTGCTTCTGGAGCAAACATGGTGGGCGGGTATCCAATGCCTAGCAGCACAGGCACAAGCACTCCAGGCAACTTAGATGTGACCATGATGGTGCAGTGCAGTTCCACTGacgtggttgtggttgtgggcCGCATGAGCTGGCAGTGCTGCACATGTCAGGAAAACCATGGGCTAGATGATAGCATTGACAAGCACATGACATCAAAACACAGTTTTTGCTTTgaacacaaatctttatttggAGGAGGTGGTTGTGACGTAATTGACGTTCAAGCTGAACCTTTACATActtttcaagaaacaaatacaTCCAGAGTGGAGGAAACTTATAGGGGAGATGTGTGTTCTGAGAACAAGTTGTTACACAGTGCCATCCAGAACCAGATTTCTCACAGTGATGCTACACAAACAGCAGTATCACTTCTTCCTACTGTTGACGAACAAACTTCTGGAGGAGGCAATAGTCGTTCTGGTCTTGAAAGAGAAGTTGCCCTCCTGATGGCCCAGACTTTTACTCAAGCCAGTGAGACATTGCCACAAAAGCACTGCCAGAAATCTCTAAATGGTGTGGCGCAAACTAGTGCTTATCAACAGTCTGGAATAGTATCAGAAGAAAAAGGCTCTGTCGAAGAAAAGCCTGAGGCTTCTTCATCCATGTTTTCCACTGCAGATGAGCAGGCGAGAGGAAAAATCTTTGGGAAGCTTATTGACAAAGTGGAAAAGGCAATCTCTTATGTTGTTGACACTGAGGCCCAGAATGGGTTGCTGCTTGTGGCCACTCAGCTGGCTAGAATGAAGGCGCAGGCCAAGTCCAAGCGTAGCAAGTTAAAACAAGACCATTCCTACATTAACTGCCCACAGTGTGGCAAAGAAGTAAGGAACAAGAAGGCATACATTAAGCAGCATAACCGATCGCATGAAAAGGGGAAAGAGTTTCGGTGTTCAGTCTGTAACAAAATGTTCAAGTATAGAAGTACCCTGCGGCGGCATGTCCAGCAGCAAGGCCACAGCGGAGGGTTCAAAGATGAAGGTGATGTAACAGCTGCAGAGTTCATTTCATCACTTTTAGAAAATTCTagacacgagagagagagcacagcAACCAGCGAGCTCTCTGCAGCTGATGTCTGGGACACCAAAGAAGAGATCAGTGATGAGGTTCTGTCAGCTGCAGGTGCACACCAGCTTGAAAACAACTTGCCACAAAACCAAACTTGTGAGCAGTTAGTGTCTGGTGAGCCAGCATATGAGAAAATTCTTGCAGCATTATTGGCCAAAGGAGAGCAGGCAAGATCTCCAAATGGGAAAAAGCTGTCATTagtacagtgctttgtgtgtgacCGAGAAATTCGTAACCGAAACTACTACATTACAAGGCATGCACGATGCCACACTGATGACATGCTGTACACTTGCACCTCATGTCAGCAACAATTCTTCCGCAGCGACTATTTTCAACAGCATCTGCTACAACATGGAAGCATTCTGTCAAAAGCCACAGAAAGTGGCAGCAGTCACGGAGTTGACCTTGATCATGAAGGCATCAGTAAAATGCAGGAGGATGGCAGCCAGGCTCACCCAGCATCAGCCTCAATGCCAACTTTGAGACGTTCCTTAAGGAGTCAAAAGAGAGGCTGCAACTCCAAGTCTAAACCTTCCACTGTTCCTTGCAAAATTTGTggaaaagatatatttaataGAACATACAACATCAAGCGGCATGCTCGTCAGCACTCCATTTTTGAGTGGGAAACCGTTCTCAACATGTCTTCAGTTGAAGTTGCCAAAAATGGGGCAGCTACATCCTCTTGGAAGTCTGTCTATGATAAGCTTGGGAGAGACTTGAAAGGAAAGGCATGGGGGCTCTTTCAGTGCCAGCAGTGTGGGAGATCATTCAAAAAGTATGCCGATAAACGACGTCACATGATGCAGCATCGCAGCACGTTCACATGCGCCATGTGCCAGGAGATGTTTGAAAGCTATGCTAGCCTCCGGTCTCACCAGCAGGCATGTAGACTTTCTGCAGGTGCTCATTCAAGGAGAAAGTCAGGCACCATTAGGGGGTCCACCTGGCGGAGACAGCAAGCAGGCAAG GCACCTgtgcaagaaaaatatacatgtgGGGTCTGCAGTGCTCAGATCATAAAAACCAAGCACAGTATCGAGCGTCACATGCGAGAGCTTCACTCAGAAGGGCAAGTACATGCATGTAATAAGTGTGGACGAACTTACGACTCCTATCACAAAATGCAGCGTCATCTTAAATCGCATGGGGACACTGGTGGAATCTGTCACGTGTGTGGCAAG GTGTTTATGACTAAACAAGCTTTGCGCAATCACACCAAGCTACATGCAGGTCCAGAAGGCATGTACCAGTGTGCCCGCTGCCCCAAATCATTTCGTTTCCAAGGGTTGTTGGACCGTCATATGCGAAAGCATACAGAAGACACAGAAGTCTGCCCTCACTGTGGCAAAATCTATATTTCCAAAATTCACCTTCAGAGGCATATCTCAGTTGTGCATTTGGGTGTCAAAGATTATAG GTACAAATGTAGCCAATGTGGGGCACAGTTTTTTGAAAGCATACAGCTACGAGACCATGTTGCTTATCGCCACCAAGGCATACAACTTTACCGGTGCAAGTATTGTAACAGAGGTTTCAACTGCCGTCCTACCATGGTGCGACATGAGCGTAAGACACATACTGGTTACTTGCCATATGTATGCAAGCACTGCAGTCTg GGTTTCCCAGAGAAATCTAAGCTGATTGCACATGAAATGACCCACACAGGTGTATCACCTCATCAGTGTGAAGTCTGTAGCAAGTACTTCACAACAGGCAGTGCTCTTCGCTCTCACAAAAATCTCCATCTAGGCATCAAGCCCTACTGCTGCAGCATCTGTAGCAAGGCATACATCAAGCGCTGGCACTTACAGCAGCACATGCGTAAGACTCATGCAACAGTGGAGGTTGGATGGCAGACTATTGGCGACCCATCCTGTCTACAGCCTACTGCAGATCAGATGGGCGTGCAACACACAGACATTATGTATCAGTGA
- the LOC112577078 gene encoding zinc finger protein 808-like, with translation MYSQTSGLALVPTQSCVENPNEDIVIISGDAGWTCCSCSLDFGPDVSVKKHLADVHKAEAAATSEKMLSPELEGIREEDFEDGVLTADKNNILLSAFNNRETIQIIKNDYSASSPSISDETGEESFGTVKRKNTVEVKIEAPEEESFLVTTIPGSSYTSTQIPRPVAVRVNDSSFVETCSEAEESDMDKEEKVKKQHKLFDLIGRAAAYFKDINSREALILLTTSLVALEYKNAKCRGRGTAAAESVTSVALTYQKTNKKTDAQEKKKAFICKICNKAVFGYTSEALLWHCKTHFIKRATVLQCKFCTKTFRYKQWYESHMRQAHPSNDEASNTDSEVSSMEQFSANSDLISLSKEEGLSKLNMHKKIKSSELQGEKDQDDRDHSYFKISVDTSKSLAISDSSVLDGPSETLQTEKESFTAKAVSTVGEELAVDISNGREKTSMRMSQKSQEARVKCVICGVLILKRPSLCKRHYGVHLQKVTTCPVCHKSIPHPNYLRAHVYEHQLALCEPHNTVQVNMSTSSETSKLQRHIKTSQLNSEKSTLSMNDNETPIHRQSSSVGKNQNTVVGERKNSKRTAAVIGENVKNDNETPIHCQSSSVGKNQNTVVGERKNSKRTVAVIGENVKNNNETPIHCQSSSVGKNQNTVVGERKNSKRTVAVIGENVKSTMVVAERKNNKNIAERVNCVVCGQAFISCDSTLLRHYNFHVNCTKSCPVCLEKIPNKDRLKLHILQHQRELTDNLDVPLDTLASNHLSFTWDSSNSLIGEQHKSSESMTDEQCQTSDSALRKKLKYTAKGSSKYSDSFIKEHAKEIEESSLEIQNHPLGYQDFSLETTTSSPTIKPVQEQNPHVKTGLFSIVRSSTAVKQHSEIKAKYLKSPNPIKMKRKGMSERRARCIICGLIYRTRRSALLAHYSVHVRKRTTCPLCNIEILHKVELKEHIYEHQKERNPSLLLPASLIQGPVFVHNKQVCVLCGDFFSQHGHDRQSHIKMHFQEKTSCSVCDEIFHDEETFVKHILHHQQGIHDTSDLDSTDAIALWSQSPKSDTVQLSNQEGSMLCSEKDLTVMPVSENDVQINMTIENQDQVELDLESNPISMVGNFDNKKSSSLQATNYLHPNLQEKKVRCSVCKLDLLDDMKSLEQHSIQHPEKTHLECVSCSKKFDSVQSLMSHMKNHTKDKWKFACRLCSAAYRSPMEYRQHRRACWFVECNAKTTVPTNASGDGPSEPKKLKLDNEAQCLTEGGMHELSQEEFVSCTKCSGLIFNQPHSIQRHMLVHSLMMHQCEHCERSFFSKERLEQHAASHSHGGVCEVCGTTLQTKKGLEQHRLLHTGGVGHYPCTRCNKAFLYEVRLKRHMEKHNNVDSIFTCEYCGKTYMNRTPLLHHIAINHENSKESVFLYKCDQCPAMYSFPSELRDHMAFRHKGLTLYTCKYCNQGFNCRPTLVRHERVQHTKFFPHKCGECEEAFAEKVKLVSHQIRVHKAVTPFRCNECGTSCTTAGALRHHMLIHDEKRPRPFKCEPCNVAYFDKYHLDRHLKRGKCKPSVYCVVVVEPVNQDTQL, from the exons ATGTATTCTCAAACATCAGGTTTGGCTCTTGTGCCAACACAGTCCTGTGTTGAGAATCCAAATGAAGACATTGTGATTATCTCTGGAGATGCAGGATGGACTTGCTGTTCATGTTCCCTGGACTTCGGGCCAGATGTCagtgttaaaaaacatttagctgatgttcacaaagctgaagcagcagcaacatcagagAAAATGTTATCTCCAGAACTCGAGGGTATCAGAGAAGAAGATTTTGAAGATGGAGTGCTTACTGCtgataaaaacaacattttgctGTCAGCCTTCAATAACAGAGAAACCAttcagataataaaaaatgattaCTCAGCAAGCTCACCCAGCATCTCAGATGAAACAGGAGAAGAATCATTTGGtactgtaaaaagaaaaaacacagtGGAAGTGAAAATAGAGGCTCCAGAAGAAGAAAGTTTCTTAGTCACTACCATTCCTGGAAGTTCTTATACATCAACACAAATTCCTAGACCTGTTGCTGTTAGAGTAAATGATAGTTCCTTTGTGGAGACATGCTCAGAGGCAGAGGAGTCGGACAtggataaagaagaaaaagtaaaaaagcagCATAAACTGTTTGACCTTATTGGAAGAGCAGCAGCATACTTTAAAGATATAAATTCTAGAGAGGCACTCATCCTTCTTACCACTTCACTGGTTGCACTTGAGTATAAGAATGCCAAATGCAGAGGTCGTGGCACCGCTGCAGCAGAGAGTGTAACATCTGTGGCATTGACATAccaaaaaactaataaaaagacagatgctcaagagaaaaagaaggctttcatttgtaaaatatgcaataaaGCTGTCTTTGGCTATACCTCAGAAGCCCTTCTCTGGCACTGCAAGACACACTTCATTAAACGAGCAACTGTTTTACAGTGTAAATTTTGCACAAAAACTTTCAGGTACAAGCAGTGGTACGAGAGTCATATGCGGCAGGCTCATCCATCAAATGATGAAGCAAGTAATACTGATTCAGAAGTTTCCAGTATGGAACAGTTTTCTGCTAACTCAGACTTGATAAGCTTGAGCAAAGAAGAGGGGTTGTCTAAACTAAACATGCacaagaagattaagagcagtGAACTGCAGGGTGAAAAAGATCAAGACGACAGAGATCATTCATATTTTAAGATATCAGTAGATACAAGTAAATCTCTGGCTATATCAGACAGCTCAGTCCTTGATGGTCCATCAGAGACactgcagacagaaaaagagtCTTTTACTGCAAAAGCAGTCAGTACAGTTGGAGAGGAATTGGCAGTGGATATAAGTAATGGCAGGGAAAAAACATCTATGAGAATGTCTCAAAAGAGCCAAGAGGCACGAGTTAAGTGTGTTATCTGTGGCGTTTTAATTCTAAAGAGACCCTCCTTGTGTAAACGCCATTATGGGGTGCACCTTCAGAAAGTCACAACATGTCCTGTGTGCCACAAAAGTATTCCTCATCCAAACTACTTGCGTGCTCATGTTTATGAACACCAGCTGGCCCTTTGTGAACCGCATAACACCGTACAGGTTAATATGTCCACTTCTTCAGAAACCAGCAAATTGCAAAGACATATAAAAACAAGCCAGCTAAACAGTGAAAAATCCACACTGTCTATGAATGATAATGAGACTCCTATACATCGCCAGTCATCATCAGTTGGAAAGAACCAAAACACTGTGGTAGGGGAAAggaaaaatagcaaaagaacTGCGGCGGTAATAGGAGAGAATGTTAAGAATGATAATGAGACTCCTATACATTGCCAGTCATCATCAGTTGGAAAGAACCAAAACACTGTGGTAGGGGAAAggaaaaatagcaaaagaacTGTGGCGGTAATAGGAGAGAAtgttaagaataataatgagaCTCCTATACATTGCCAGTCATCATCAGTTGGAAAGAACCAAAACACTGTAGTAGGGGAAAggaaaaatagcaaaagaacTGTGGCGGTAATAGGAGAGAATGTTAAGAGCACGATGGTGGttgcagaaagaaagaataacaaaaatattgctgAGAGAGTaaactgtgttgtgtgtggacAAGCTTTTATCTCTTGTGACTCAACATTACTGAGACATTACAATTTTCATGTTAACTGTACCAAAAGCTGCCCTGTATGCTTGGAAAAGATACCTAACAAAGATAGATTAAAACTACATATTCTTCAGCATCAGCGGGAGCTCACAGATAACCTCGATGTTCCTTTGGATACACTTGCATCAAACCATTTGTCTTTTACTTGGGATTCCTCCAATTCGCTGATAGGAGAACAGCACAAAAGTTCAGAATCAATGACAGACGAGCAGTGCCAAACTTCAGACTCAgcattaagaaaaaagttgaagtACACAGCAAAGGGTTCATCCAAATATTCTGATTCATTCATAAAAGAACATGCCAAAGAAATTGAAGAGAGTAGTCTGGAAATCCAGAACCATCCTTTGGGGTACCAGGATTTTTCTTTAGAAACCACTACATCATCTCCAACAATAAAACCAGTGCAAGAACAAAATCCACATGTCAAAACAGGTTTGTTTTCTATAGTAAGATCCTCTACAGCAGTCAAACAGCATTCTGAGATTAAAGCAAAGTACCTCAAATCTCCTAATCCTATAAAAATGAAACGTAAAGGAATGTCTGAGCGAAGGGCTAGATGCATAATCTGTGGACTTATTTATAGGACCAGACGATCAGCCTTGCTTGCACATTATTCTGTTCATGTTCGGAAAAGGACCACATGCCCCTTGTGTAATATAGAAATCCTGCATAAAGTAGAACTTAAAGAACACATTTATGAGCATCAGAAAGAACGAAACCCTTCTCTTTTGCTGCCAGCATCTCTTATACAAGGCCCCGTATTTGTGCACAATAAGCAGGTGTGCGTTCTCTGTGGAGACTTTTTCTCACAACATGGTCATGACCGTCAGTCCCATATCAAGATGCACTTTCAAGAAAAGACCTCGTGCTCTGTATGCGATGAAATTTTTCATGATGAGGAAACTTTTGTGAAGCATATTTTGCATCACCAGCAAGGGATACACGATACATCGGATCTTGACAGCACTGATGCTATAGCATTATGGTCTCAGTCACCCAAATCAGATACAGTTCAGCTGTCTAATCAGGAAGGCAGCATGTTGTGTTCAGAGAAAGACCTTACTGTAATGCCTGTCAGTGAAAATGATGTCCAGATTAACATGACCATAGAAAACCAGGACCAGGTGGAACTCGATCTAGAAAGTAACCCAATATCAATGGTAGGAAACTTTGACAATAAAAAATCTTCTTCCTTACAAGCCACTAATTACTTGCATCCAAacttacaagaaaagaaagtaaggtGTTCTGTGTGCAAACTGGATCTGCTTGATGATATGAAGAGTCTTGAGCAGCACTCTATTCAACATCCAGAAAAGACACACCTGGAGTGTGTTTCATGTTCAAAAAAGTTTGACAGTGTGCAAAGTCTTATGTCTCATATGAAAAATCATACAAAAGACAAATGGAAATTTGCTTGTCGCCTTTGTTCAGCTGCCTACAGAAGCCCTATGGAGTACAGACAACATCGCCGAGCATGCTGGTTTGTAGAGTGCAATGCCAAAACAACAGTGCCCACCAATGCTTCTGGTGATGGACCTTCAG AACCCAAAAAACTGAAACTTGATAATGAGGCTCAGTGCCTAACAGAAGGTGGTATGCATGAGTTAAGTCAAGAAGAATTTGTCAGCTGCACAAAGTGTAGtggtttaatttttaatcagcCTCACAGCATTCAACGACACATGCTTGTCCACAGTCTTATGATGCATCAGTGTGAACACTGTGAAAGAtcctttttttccaaagaaagaCTTGAGCAGCATGCAGCATCCCATTCTCATGGTGGAGTTTGTGAAGTTTGTGGTACAACACTACAAACCAAGAAAGGCCTGGAGCAGCACAGGCTCTTGCATACAGGTGGAGTGGGGCATTACCCCTGCACAAG GTGTAACAAAGCCTTCTTGTATGAAGTCCGGCTCAAGAGGCACATGgaaaaacataataatgtaGACAGTATCTTCACTTGCGAGTATTGTGGCAAAACCTACATGAACAGGACACCACTTCTTCATCATATTGCCATCAATCATGAGAATTCAAAAGAGTCAGTCTTTCT ATACAAGTGTGACCAATGTCCGGCCATGTATTCATTCCCAAGTGAGCTTCGTGACCACATGGCATTCCGCCACAAAGGGTTGACTCTGTACACTTGTAAGTACTGTAACCAAGGTTTCAATTGTCGCCCTACTCTTGTGCGACACGAGCGGGTCCAGCACACCAAATTCTTCCCTCACAAATGTGGTGAATGTGAAGAGGCATTCGCTGAAAAAGTAAAGTTGGTCTCTCATCAAATACGAGTGCACAAAGCTGTGACACCTTTCCGCTGCAATGAGTGTGGCACCTCATGTACTACAGCAGGGGCGCTGCGGCATCACATGCTAATTCATGATGAGAAGAGGCCCCGTCCATTCAAGTGTGAACCTTGCAACGTTGCTTACTTTGACAAATACCATCTAGATCGCCATTTGAAAAGAGGAAAGTGTAAGCCATCTGTTTACTGTGTAGTAGTTGTTGAACCTGTCAATCAGGACACTCAGTTGTGA
- the LOC112577082 gene encoding zinc finger protein 23-like, protein MLPEIVIVVSGTHWHCVTCKTHNKRTVSLDQHLLHMHPYVPPLHPSSTFMSQLSDGEDKSDVDHHIVNQNDKENKPGELSPISPWLKQLPQSEFDDEEEEEDEDVDNDNDSDEDFVPSEYEEKPKPTPKTRRKTRKQSKKTIKHVRVHVTRKEEKIVISPELPSETENPTEPEQTEEEEEFKPKKKTRSRAAEAGIHQEFKVKAFRGKHKAQDLGTLPSQQPRKRGRPPKPKPPPGEGEEQPPKRPYRKRVPDPSEMLLKIRNVGRKANTRKKIATNERLGIGEKYVKLISKGELLNHSELSSGEESLHRKSLAGDPFGKLGENRNGESFSINQDSLSSQDTTQSGFQNQENSRDSMERRSVRCNVCLFLFSSDRQLIEHRRKVAQDDVMQCKKCDMKFHGMTDLNMHIFCDHEYEKQPLCFLCNEDFKSMEKLEKHLYRHNENADRKLGDTRFHDCRLCNMELNIDFQLIKNHYYRRHKAYVCPECYGKNVELLFYTDTVLYAEHKQMHANSPAECVICRLVFPTAREMKTHMWTHADDKTDDGTGSKCSKCDKWLPNAGAMLMHEKEHKNEAIRKNYALEASIGFPCMRCEHIFSSKSNLKKHSCKADPNRTFYFHCEYCAHGCNTKEQLRDHIALHHLGIKRYACDYCDQRFVCAPTLRRHVRRQHTHEKPYECHICGERFYERNLMLRHVSKHTGIASFMCEFCGKGFHTKFDLKKHVENHTNTRDFVCPNCGLDYKRSYHLKRHIEKGCKKTLVRFDENVPSVVSEAPLIPGDDYDDDGDDDADIDMDNDDLNEDADMANYNDESSGPDYDDDDDDDVNDDDEEEDVDLV, encoded by the coding sequence ATGCTTCCTGAAATTGTCATAGTAGTGAGTGGCACTCACTGGCATTGTGTCACCTGTAAGACACATAACAAAAGAACTGTAAGTCTTGACCAACATTTGTTGCATATGCATCCCTATGTACCACCCCTTCACCCATCCTCAACCTTTATGTCACAACTAAGTGATGGAGAAGATAAGTCAGATGTTGACCATCACATTGTCAATCAGAATGACAAAGAGAATAAGCCTGGTGAACTTTCTCCAATAAGCCCTTGGTTAAAGCAGTTACCACAATCAGAatttgatgatgaggaggaggaagaggatgaagatgtagataatgataatgacagcGATGAAGACTTTGTACCTTCAGAATATGAGGAAAAACCAAAACCGACTCCAAAGACCAGACGTAAAACGAGAAAGCAATCAAAAAAGACAATTAAACATGTTAGAGTGCATGTCACtcgaaaagaagagaaaatagtTATTTCTCCTGAGTTACCATCAGAGACTGAAAATCCAACTGAGCCTGAACAaacggaagaagaagaagaatttaagCCAAAGAAAAAGACTAGAAGCAGAGCTGCAGAAGCTGGCATTCACCAAGAGTTTAAGGTTAAGGCCTTCCGTGGAAAACATAAAGCACAAGACCTGGGAACTCTGCCCAGCCAGCAGCCTAGAAAGAGAGGCAGACCACCTAAACCAAAACCTCCTCCAGGGGAAGGTGAGGAACAACCACCTAAACGACCTTATAGAAAAAGAGTTCCAGACCCAAGTGAAATGCTTCTTAAGATTAGGAATGTGGGAAGGAAAGCtaatacaagaaagaaaatagcaacaaaTGAAAGATTAGGAATAggagaaaaatatgttaaattgATAAGCAAAGGTGAGCTGTTGAATCACAGTGAACTAAGCAGTGGAGAAGAAAGTCTTCACAGAAAATCTTTGGCTGGTGATCCTTTCGGCAAGCTTGGGGAAAACAGGAACGGAGAAAGTTTTAGTATAAATCAAGATAGTTTGTCTTCCCAGGATACTACACAATCAGGATTCCAAAATCAGGAGAATTCCAGAGACAGCATGGAGAGGAGAAGTGTTCGCTGCAATGTTTGCCTGTTTCTTTTTAGCTCAGATCGACAGCTTATAGAACACAGAAGAAAGGTGGCACAGGATGATGTAATGCAGTGCAAAAAATGTGACATGAAATTCCATGGTATGACTGATCTcaatatgcatattttttgtgACCATGAATATGAAAAACAGCCCTTATGCTTTTTATGCAATGAAGATTTCAAAAGCATGGAGAAATTGGAGAAACATTTATACAGGCACAATGAAAACGCTGATCGTAAGTTAGGAGACACAAGATTCCATGATTGCAGGCTGTGTAACATGGAGCTGAACATAGATTTTCAGCTGATCAAAAATCACTATTATCGAAGGCACAAAGCTTATGTTTGTCCTGAGTGTTATGGAAAAAATGTGGAGCTTCTTTTTTATACAGACACAGTTTTATATGCAGAGCACAAGCAAATGCATGCTAACTCTCCAGCAGAGTGTGTCATCTGCAGACTGGTGTTTCCTACAGCACGAGAAATGAAAACTCATATGTGGACACATGCAGATGACAAAACAGATGATGGAACTGGGAGCAAATGTAGCAAATGTGACAAATGGTTGCCAAATGCTGGTGCCATGCTGATGCATGAGAAGGAGCACAAGAATGAGGCCATCCGGAAGAACTATGCTCTAGAGGCAAGCATTGGTTTTCCATGTATGCGCTGTGAACACATTTTCAGCAGCAAGAGCAATTTGAAAAAGCATTCCTGCAAGGCTGATCCAAATCGTACATTCTATTTTCATTGCGAATATTGCGCTCATGGATGCAATACAAAAGAGCAGCTGAGAGATCATATAGCTTTGCACCATCTTGGCATCAAGCGCTATGCTTGTGACTATTGTGACCAGCGTTTTGTCTGTGCTCCTACCTTGAGGCGCCATGTACGCAGGCAGCATACACATGAAAAGCCATATGAATGTCATATTTGTGGGGAGCGGTTTTATGAGCGAAACTTGATGTTACGCCATGTCTCCAAGCATACTGGCATTGCTAGTTTTATGTGTGAATTTTGTGGTAAGGGCTTCCATACTAAGTTTGACTTGAAAAAGCATGTTGAAAATCACACCAACACACGGGACTTTGTCTGTCCTAACTGTGGTCTGGATTATAAACGCAGCTATCACCTTAAAAGACACATAGAAAAGGGATGTAAAAAGACACTTGTACGATTTGATGAAAATGTTCCTTCAGTTGTTTCTGAAGCTCCTTTAATACCTGGAgatgactatgatgatgatggtgatgatgatgcagacATTGATATGGACAATGATGATTTAAATGAAGATGCTGATATGGCCAATTATAATGATGAAAGCTCTGGACCagactatgatgatgatgacgatgatgatgttaatgatgatgatgaggaggaggatgttgaTCTTGTTTAA